A genomic window from Babylonia areolata isolate BAREFJ2019XMU chromosome 9, ASM4173473v1, whole genome shotgun sequence includes:
- the LOC143286045 gene encoding tyrosine-protein phosphatase non-receptor type 2-like isoform X1 codes for MSSQVEQEFQEYDEERLWTEIYRRIKNESSLTTLDDSHTVLHARSVHNRPKNRYRDVSPYDHCRVVLEKDDDDDDYINASYVDVEEADRKYILTQGPLEHTCGDFWLMIWQQRSKAVIMLNRVIEKGTVKCAQYWPLGDDLGGENNMVFDDVGLRVTVKGEQDCNNFIMRWLELEDMTTEDKREVLHFHYTTWPDFGVPTSPTAFLNFLKVVRESGALERNVGPAVIHCSAGIGRSGTFCLVDSCLVLIEKHKTLSCINMRQMLMDMRSYRMGLIQTPDQLRFSYLAVIHGGRILLGQDANSNIKIPDEESPTHQPRDDVPPPPPTRVTSLPEYRRSSPHEDPSSREENGEIENLDEELAALIDDDDERPPDLPPKQGPPSGFERMVSKEADEEEESAYTLRKRIREERQKSTQEKIKSMKDRQKKSAIWNRRRSYLQPICLGLALLVGSYMFYRFYWRYY; via the exons AGGATAAAAAATGAATCGTCACTGACAACTTTGGATGACTCGCACACAGTGTTGCATGCCCGCAGCGTTCACAACAGACCGAAGAACAGATACAGAGATGTCAGCCCAT ATGACCATTGCCGAGTTGTGTTggagaaagacgacgacgacgacgactacatcAACGCCAGTTATGTGGATGtggaagaagcagacagaaagTATATTCTCACCCAG GGACCATTGGAACACACCTGTGGGGATTTCTGGCTGATGATCTGGCAGCAAAGGAGCAAGGCTGTGATCATGCTGAACCGAGTGATAGAGAAGGGAACA gtgaagtGTGCCCAGTACTGGCCTCTGGGAGACGACCTGGGGGGTGAGAACAACATGGTTTTTGATGACGTCGGCCTGAGGGTGACGGTGAAGGGAGAACAGGACTGTAACAATTTCATCATGCGCTGGCTGGAGCTGGAAGACATGACA ACAGAGGACAAGCGAGAAGTGTTACATTTTCACTACACCACCTGGCCTGATTTTGGAGTCCCCACCTCCCCGACAGCCTTCCTGAACTTTCTGAAGGTGGTGCGGGAGTCTGGTGCCCTGGAGCGAAATGTTGGCCCGGCGGTCATCCACTGCTCAGCTGGCATTGGTCGGTCTGGAACTTTTTGTCTGGTTGACTCCTGTTTAGTGCTG ATCGAGAAACACAAAACCTTGTCATGTATCAACATGCGCCAAATGCTGATGGATATGCGGTCGTACCGCATGGGACTCATCCAGACCCCTGACCAGCTGCGCTTCTCTTACCTTGCTGTTATACATGGCGGCCGGATCTTGCTGGGCCAGGACGCCAACTCCAACATCAAG ATACCTGATGAAGAATCTCCAACTCACCAACCACGTGATGatgtccctccacccccacccacccgagtCACCAGTCTTCCAGAGTACAGACGTTCCTCTCCTCACGAAGACCCTTCGTCGAGGGAGGAGAATGGAGAGATCGAGAACCTCGACGAGGAGCTGGCAGCATTgattgacgatgacgacgagCGGCCCCCAGACCTTCCCCCCAAGCAGGGCCCCCCATCAGGCTTTGAGAGGATGGTCAGCAAAGAggcggatgaggaggaagaatc GGCATACACCCTGCGGAAACGAATTCGGGAAGAGCGTCAGAAGAGCACCCAGGAGAAGATCAAGAGCATGAAGGATCGACAGAAGAAGAGCGCTATCTGGAACCGGCGGCGATCCTACCTGCAGCCGATCTGCTTGGGACTGGCGCTCCTGGTTGGCAGCTACATGTTCTATCGCTTTTACTGGAGGTACTACTGA
- the LOC143286044 gene encoding uncharacterized protein LOC143286044: protein MSTKGSEDVIHSEFVHVLPDHETELRNKLYQQWQENLYCDVTLYLKGGELHAHSCVLAAFSPKLKIIMENSVIEKSIHLSFEERVFQCLLNMMYTGVLSFNTAMMTSVLSTAQWLQMDEVVRFCQDYKDVMGDSCSDYEIYDDSVLTEVHIGSVKDGEVPFNQAEDLDKVPETKSHAGKQKRGRKRGSSSKTVSSPRGPRGKSRKANILSPVTIKLEPGTETNETRSEIQLSDPVDAIPDKTTKKTPQKARKKKSTPTKTKQRRAKSQNKRPASPLITQVKTENPSPDESMDSSFTDHSVMSHVQWVEAQGLGSSGKEDTDFAMGKTDHIRCKKCLVKFTDLSKYLCHMADHPSFKCDHCNVTYYRLSNLTRHMRTSHSTEHHLQCKKCEFAAGTESALRNHFKEAHGGDKPFICDHPGCTYSSWKLEFLNRHSEIHSEVKRHLCNNCGQGFSQHAGLMSHQRTCYQLQQFLCDVCGQAFNHVQSMRAHRRTIHFGEKPYLCKVCGNQFSDQRNLKRHMRIHENSFPYQCPVCQQNYRHSNSLKAHLKKHEKELPEVNVSCMKVKDSVKQKKGPGRRKLGTDVTGEASGSGHSGDFAVGPEFEQGFLLGSGQSGSNTVMGTFFPPPASHPAAGSSAATGGLHVTDQNLNLEATDLTPIVYPTRVSRPATESFPATSSLSSGYDHLEPLTTTAGAGGPTVIKVELSSVSSSETLQSLRHSEASPAVDEFGRSRKIAEKDCDGVGESDRDAKLKGQPSYGLQTLAEICFSSSV, encoded by the exons ATGTCAACAAAGGGATCAGAAGATGTGATTCACTCTGAGTTTGTCCATGTCCTTCCAGACCATGAAACCGAGCTGCGCAACAAGCTGTATCAGCAGTGGCAAGAAAATCTGTACTGTGATGTTACCCTCTACCTGAAGGGAGGAGAGTTGCATGCGCACTCTTGTGTTCTGGCGGCATTCAGCCCTAAGCTGAAGATTATTATGGAAAACTCTGTGATTGAAAAAAGTATTCATCTGTCATTTGAGGAGAGGGTGTTTCAGTGCTTGCTCAACATGATGTACACAGGAGTTCTCAGCTTCAACACTGCCATGATGACGTCAGTGTTGTCCACTGCTCAGTGGTTGCAGATGGATGAAGTTGTGAGATTCTGTCAAGATTACAAGGACGTCATGGGCGACTCTTGTAGTGATTATGAAATATATGATGATTCAGTGTTGACTGAAGTACATATTGGAAGTGTTAAAGATGGGGAAGTTCCCTTCAACCAAGCCGAAGATCTTGACAAGGTGCCTGAAACAAAATCACATGctggaaaacaaaaaagaggacGAAAAAGAGGCAGCTCTTCCAAAACAGTTTCATCTCCACGAGGCCCACGGGGAAAATCTAGAAAAGCTAACATTCTCAGTCCAGTCACAATCAAATTGGAGCCAGGCACTGAAACCAATGAAACTCGCTCTGAGATACAACTTTCTGATCCGGTGGATGCCATTCCAGATAAGACCACCAAGAAAACACctcaaaaagcaagaaagaagaaatcTACACCAACTAAAACTAAGCAGCGGCGTGCCAAATCGCAGAACAAGAGACCAGCCTCTCCATTGATAACACAAGTGAAGACAGAGAATCCTTCACCAGATGAAAGCATGGATTCTTCATTCACAGATCACTCTGTCATGTCACACGTCCAGTGGGTCGAAGCCCAAGGTTTAGGCAGCAGTGGTAAAGAAGACACAGATTTTGCCATGGGAAAAACTGACCACATCAGATGCAAGAAATGTCTTGTTAAGTTCACAGACCTGAGTAAGTACTTATGTCACATGGCAGATCATCCTTCCTTCAAATGTGACCACTGTAACGTCACATATTACCGTCTATCCAACCTGACCCGCCACATGCGTACCAGCCATTCAACAGAACATCACCTTCAGTGCAAGAAGTGTGAATTTGCAGCAGGGACAGAGTCAGCACTGCGGAACCACTTCAAAGAGGCCCACGGAGGTGACAAGCCCTTTATATGCGACCATCCTGGCTGCACCTATTCAAGCTGGAAGTTGGAATTTCTCAACAGGCATTCAGAAATACACAG tgaGGTGAAGCGGCATTTGTGCAACAATTGTGGCCAGGGCTTTTCGCAGCATGCAGGCCTTATGTCCCACCAGCGTACATGCTACCAGTTGCAGCAGTTTCTTTGCGATGTGTGTGGCCAGGCATTCAACCACGTCCAGTCCATGCGTGCTCATCGGCGTACCATTCATTTTGGTGAGAAACCTTACCTGTGTAAAGTCTGTGGAAACCAGTTCAGTGACCAAAGAAATTTGAAGCGACACATGAGAATCCATGAAAACAGCTTTCCATATCAGTGCCCAGTTTGCCAACAGAATTACAGACACTCAAACTCCCTGAAAGCTCACCTGAAAAAGCATGAGAAAGAGTTGCCAGAAGTGAATGTCAGTTGTATGAAAGTGAAGGACAGTGTTAAACAGAAAAAAGGGCCAGGACGAAGGAAACTGGGAACAGATGTTACAGGTGAAGCATCAGGTAGTGGTCACAGCGGTGACTTTGCTGTGGGGCCCGAGTTTGAACAGGGCTTTCTCCTGGGGTCTGGGCAGAGCGGGAGCAACACGGTTATGGGAACATTTTTCCCTCCCCCCGCTTCTCACCCTGCAGCTGGAAGCTCTGCGGCAACAGGGGGACTCCATGTCACAGACCAGAACCTTAACCTGGAAGCCACTGACCTGACCCCCATTGTCTATCCGACTCGTGTCTCTCGGCCAGCCACTGAGAGTTTTCCTGCCACTTCTTCCTTGAGTTCTGGTTATGATCATCTCGAACCATTGACCACAACAGCAGGAGCTGGGGGCCCCACTGTCATCAAAGTGGAACTCTCGAGCGTCAGCAGCTCGGAAACGCTTCAGTCTCTGCGTCATTCTGAAGCCAGTCCAGCTGTGGATGAGTTTGGCCGTTCCAGAAAGATTGCGGAAAAGGACTGTGATGGGGTAGGAGAGTCTGACAGAGACGCCAAGTTAAAAGGACAGCCCAGCTATGGGCTTCAGACTTTGGCAGAGATCTGTTTCAGTTCTTCTGTGTGA
- the LOC143286045 gene encoding tyrosine-protein phosphatase non-receptor type 2-like isoform X2 — protein sequence MSSQVEQEFQEYDEERLWTEIYRRIKNESSLTTLDDSHTVLHARSVHNRPKNRYRDVSPYDHCRVVLEKDDDDDDYINASYVDVEEADRKYILTQGPLEHTCGDFWLMIWQQRSKAVIMLNRVIEKGTVKCAQYWPLGDDLGGENNMVFDDVGLRVTVKGEQDCNNFIMRWLELEDMTTEDKREVLHFHYTTWPDFGVPTSPTAFLNFLKVVRESGALERNVGPAVIHCSAGIGRSGTFCLVDSCLVLIEKHKTLSCINMRQMLMDMRSYRMGLIQTPDQLRFSYLAVIHGGRILLGQDANSNIKIPDEESPTHQPRDDVPPPPPTRVTSLPEYRRSSPHEDPSSREENGEIENLDEELAALIDDDDERPPDLPPKQGPPSGFERMVSKEADEEEESAYTLRKRIREERQKSTQEKIKSMKDRQKKSAIWNRRRSYLQPICLGLALLVGSYMFYRFYWRK from the exons AGGATAAAAAATGAATCGTCACTGACAACTTTGGATGACTCGCACACAGTGTTGCATGCCCGCAGCGTTCACAACAGACCGAAGAACAGATACAGAGATGTCAGCCCAT ATGACCATTGCCGAGTTGTGTTggagaaagacgacgacgacgacgactacatcAACGCCAGTTATGTGGATGtggaagaagcagacagaaagTATATTCTCACCCAG GGACCATTGGAACACACCTGTGGGGATTTCTGGCTGATGATCTGGCAGCAAAGGAGCAAGGCTGTGATCATGCTGAACCGAGTGATAGAGAAGGGAACA gtgaagtGTGCCCAGTACTGGCCTCTGGGAGACGACCTGGGGGGTGAGAACAACATGGTTTTTGATGACGTCGGCCTGAGGGTGACGGTGAAGGGAGAACAGGACTGTAACAATTTCATCATGCGCTGGCTGGAGCTGGAAGACATGACA ACAGAGGACAAGCGAGAAGTGTTACATTTTCACTACACCACCTGGCCTGATTTTGGAGTCCCCACCTCCCCGACAGCCTTCCTGAACTTTCTGAAGGTGGTGCGGGAGTCTGGTGCCCTGGAGCGAAATGTTGGCCCGGCGGTCATCCACTGCTCAGCTGGCATTGGTCGGTCTGGAACTTTTTGTCTGGTTGACTCCTGTTTAGTGCTG ATCGAGAAACACAAAACCTTGTCATGTATCAACATGCGCCAAATGCTGATGGATATGCGGTCGTACCGCATGGGACTCATCCAGACCCCTGACCAGCTGCGCTTCTCTTACCTTGCTGTTATACATGGCGGCCGGATCTTGCTGGGCCAGGACGCCAACTCCAACATCAAG ATACCTGATGAAGAATCTCCAACTCACCAACCACGTGATGatgtccctccacccccacccacccgagtCACCAGTCTTCCAGAGTACAGACGTTCCTCTCCTCACGAAGACCCTTCGTCGAGGGAGGAGAATGGAGAGATCGAGAACCTCGACGAGGAGCTGGCAGCATTgattgacgatgacgacgagCGGCCCCCAGACCTTCCCCCCAAGCAGGGCCCCCCATCAGGCTTTGAGAGGATGGTCAGCAAAGAggcggatgaggaggaagaatc GGCATACACCCTGCGGAAACGAATTCGGGAAGAGCGTCAGAAGAGCACCCAGGAGAAGATCAAGAGCATGAAGGATCGACAGAAGAAGAGCGCTATCTGGAACCGGCGGCGATCCTACCTGCAGCCGATCTGCTTGGGACTGGCGCTCCTGGTTGGCAGCTACATGTTCTATCGCTTTTACTGGAG AAAATGA